One window from the genome of Silene latifolia isolate original U9 population unplaced genomic scaffold, ASM4854445v1 scaffold_119, whole genome shotgun sequence encodes:
- the LOC141637498 gene encoding uncharacterized protein LOC141637498, whose protein sequence is MVYVMILLANFTVYSMSSSAALAAVSPPSTVVASEEREFTSITTIKSFSVTSGSNAKTTSVGGNNGGGNKYKPVASGMEGDGWMNVTPANVNRPFVSDGLSPAVREEESVSGQDETAAWNLILDEAAKMQGQIRDKSLEHEVIKRFVSPVTVKAAADDYEDYFKTELLYQSELAQEPNNVLLLANYAQFLYLVVHDFDRAEKYFKRAIGVEPKDAEAHNKYATFLWQARNDLWAAEETYLEAISADPTNSFYAANYAHFLWNTGGEDTCFPLDDTEDETLDS, encoded by the exons ATGGTTTACGTTATGATTTTACTTGCGAATTTTACGGTTTATTCGATGTCAAGTTCGGCTGCGTTGGCAGCCGTATCGCCTCCGTCTACGGTTGTAGCGTCGGAGGAGAGAGAGTTCACCTCAATTACGACGATTAAGTCATTCTCCGTGACGTCAGGGAGCAATGCCAAAACGACGTCGGTTGGAGGTAATAACGGCGGTGGGAATAAGTACAAGCCGGTGGCGAGCGGAATGGAAGGGGACGGTTGGATGAACGTAACGCCGGCGAATGTCAACCGTCCGTTTGTTTCGGACGGTTTATCACCGGCGGTGCGTGAGGAGGAGTCGGTTTCCGGTCAAGATGAGACCGCGGCGTGGAATTTGATCTTAGATGAAGCTGCTAAAATGCAGGGGCAAATTAGGGATAAATCATTGGAACATGAAGTAATTAAGCGGTTTGTTTCGCCGGTGACGGTGAAAGCGGCGGCGGATGATTACGAGGATTATTTCAAGACGGAGTTGTTGTATCAAAGTGAGCTAGCTCAAGAGCCTAACAATGTTTTGCTCTTGGCTAATTATGCTCAATTCCTCTACCTTGTTGTTCATGATTTTGACAG AGCTGAGAAATACTTTAAAAGAGCAATTGGAGTAGAACCAAAAGATGCTGAAGCACATAATAAATATGCAACTTTCTTGTGGCAAGCGAGGAACGACTTATGGGCAGCAGAGGAAACCTACTTAGAGGCCATCTCGGCGGACCCTACTAACTCCTTCTACGCTGCCAATTACGCTCATTTCCTTTGGAACACCGGTGGTGAAGACACGTGTTTTCCTCTGGACGACACGGAGGACGAGACCCTTGACTCGTAA
- the LOC141637501 gene encoding GDP-mannose transporter GONST2-like: protein MSSEIKLDIESNYDNYDSSQVGLSNGKDTMSVGVNGTYSTLDDFHQGKNSISEIVSPTELRSSSDSLFNRLLRPNRATQNIISSHVVQEGGKREHGGGKKPSGPLLSGAAYCVSSCSMILLNKVVLSTYNFNAGISLMFYQNLISTVIVVALSICGIVSVEKLSWKLIKVWLPVNIIFVGMLVSGMYSLKFINIAMVTILKNVTNILTAIGEYYLFRRRQNQKVWTAMFLMIISAISGGITDLAFNTTGYTWQFINCILTASYSLTLRMVMDKAKQLTKSGSLNEVSMVLLNNALSLPFAVFLILVFDEWSYVKNAEVTTLPMFWAAATLSGLLGLAISFTSMWFLGQTGPTTYSLVGSLNKIPISLAGILLFNVPLSLPSLFSIFFGLFAGVFFARAKMS, encoded by the exons ATGTCATCAGAAATCAAGCTAGATATAGAGAGTAACTATGACAATTATGATTCATCACAAGTCGGCCTTTCGAATGGGAAAGATACAATGAGTGTGGGGGTCAATGGAACTTACAGCACGCTCGATGATTTCCATCAAGGAAAAAATTCTATTAGTGAAATCGTCTCACCAACGGAGCTTAGATCATCTAGTGACAG CCTTTTCAATAGGCTTCTTCGACCCAATCGAGCAACACAAAATATCATCAGTAGTCATGTGGTTCAAGAGGGCGGAAAAAGGGAGCATGGAGGAGGAAAGAAACCCTCCGGTCCTCTTTTGTCTGGAGCTGCTTATTGCGTTTCCTCATGTAGCATGATACTCCTGAACAAAGTAGTTCTATCAACATACAACTTCAATGCAGGAATATCGTTGATGTTTTATCAG AACTTAATCAGCACTGTAATCGTTGTTGCATTAAGTATATGTGGGATTGTTTCAGTAGAAAAACTCAGCTGGAAGCTGATAAAGGTTTGGCTACCTGTCAACATTATCTTTGTGGGAATGCTTGTATCAGGAATGTACAG CTTAAAATTCATTAATATCGCCATGGTCACAATTTTGAAAAATGTAACAAATATACTAACTGCTATTGGTGAATATTACCTATTTCGGAGACGCCAGAATCAGAAAGTTTGGACTGCTATGTTTCTCATG ATTATCTCTGCTATAAGTGGCGGTATCACAGATCTTGCATTCAACACCACAGGATATACATGGCAATTTATAAACTGCATTCTAACGGCTAGCTATTCA CTTACTTTAAGGATGGTCATGGACAAAGCAAAACAGTTGACGAAGTCTGGATCTCTAAATGAAGTTTCAATGGTGTTGCTGAACAACGCTTTATCATTACCCTTTGCAGTGTTCCTGATTCTGGTCTTTGATGAATGGAGCTATGTGAAGAACGC AGAGGTAACAACACTGCCAATGTTTTGGGCTGCAGCGACACTCAGCGGACTGTTGGGTCTTGCAATTAGCTTTACATCAATGTGGTTTCTAGGCCAAACCGGTCCTACTACTTACAG TCTGGTTGGTTCCTTAAACAAGATACCTATATCCCTCGCCGGAATACTACTGTTCAATGTTCCACTTAGCTTGCCCAGCCTCTTCAGCATATTTTTTG GTCTATTTGCTGGAGTATTCTTTGCCAGAGCTAAGATGTCATAA
- the LOC141637506 gene encoding peroxidase 57-like — translation MKFSSNSAAFTLGVILMTLISQCYGDLKVGYYAGKCGKHNVEEIVFDVVKARATKDPNTVGHLIRLQFHDCIVRGCDASVLIEGKNTEKTAKPNLSLGGFEVIDTAKDVLETVCPGVVSCSDILILAARSAVSLSGGKWYYAETGRRDGRVSSQKEALANLPSVKMPVQQAVHLFASRGLTKEDFVVLLGGHTVGNVHCNNFQDRLYNFDNSGMSDRRINPALLSSLKNTCPRKSKINKTTFLDQTPNSYYKMDNGYYKQIVANRGILEIDVNIANSPLTNSIVKKLAYSDGSLFLDKFGQAMIKMGRIGVLTGNQGEIRRSCRAINH, via the exons atgaagtttAGCTCAAATTCAGCTGCCTTTACTTTAGGGGTCATTTTAATGACCCTTATTAGTCAATGTTATGGTGACCTTAAAGTTGGGTACTATGCAGGTAAATGTGGCAAACATAATGTTGAAGAAATCGTTTTCGACGTTGTTAAGGCCAGGGCTACTAAGGATCCGAATACTGTTGGTCATTTGATTCGGTTACAGTTCCATGATTGTATTGTTCGG GGATGTGATGCATCAGTGTTAATTGAAGGCAAAAACACAGAGAAAACCGCAAAGCCGAATCTAAGCCTTGGCGGGTTTGAAGTTATTGATACCGCGAAGGATGTTCTTGAAACCGTTTGTCCAGGAGTCGTATCTTGTAGTGATATACTTATACTCGCTGCTAGATCTGCTGTGTCTTTG TCTGGAGGCAAATGGTACTACGCAGAGACAGGAAGACGAGATGGCCGAGTTTCGAGTCAGAAAGAAGCTCTAGCAAATCTTCCATCAGTGAAAATGCCTGTGCAACAGGCTGTCCATCTATTTGCTTCAAGAGGACTAACTAAGGAAGACTTTGTTGTACTTCTAG GAGGACACACAGTAGGAAATGTACACTGCAACAACTTTCAAGATCGTTTGTACAATTTCGACAACTCTGGCATGTCAGACCGGAGAATAAACCCGGCCTTACTAAGCTCATTGAAGAACACATGCCCAAGAAAGAGCAAAATTAATAAAACAACATTCCTTGATCAAACACCAAACAGTTACTACAAGATGGACAACGGATATTACAAACAAATCGTAGCAAACAGAGGAATTCTCGAAATTGACGTAAATATAGCCAATTCTCCATTAACTAACAGCATTGTTAAGAAGCTTGCTTATAGTGATGGTAGCCTATTCCTTGATAAATTTGGTCAAGCCATGATTAAGATGGGAAGAATCGGCGTTCTCACTGGTAACCAAGGAGAGATTAGACGATCATGTCGCGCTATCAATCATTAA
- the LOC141637497 gene encoding uncharacterized protein LOC141637497, producing MAAPCLQWSPINGTLHDAVSVPRTTWLGTMSSKLSRTRSLEYTTKQQSHYSIRRVCSASFDGSYSSGDEEFSRKIEELSLKFQLGDEIAGDSSESTQLTQSDSPMNIEMKANCVDLPISLRMIKLKKNQMKQSLFEASETASSSVKKAFSSMVFIIRELHTVSLQLREQLFLEDLQGILVRVQNEMHASFVWLFQQVFSHTPTLMVYVMILLANFTVYSMSSSAAFAAVSPSSTVVASEEREFTSITTIKSFSVTSASNAKTTSVGGNNGGGNKYKPVASGMEGDGWMNATPANVNRPFVSDGLSPAVREEESVSGQDETAAWNYCNPMTTRNPT from the coding sequence ATGGCGGCGCCATGCCTGCAATGGTCTCCGATCAATGGAACGCTACACGACGCCGTTTCAGTTCCTCGAACGACTTGGCTCGGAACGATGTCGTCGAAGCTTAGTAGAACTCGCTCATTGGAGTACACCACGAAACAACAATCACATTACTCGATCCGTAGAGTTTGCAGCGCAAGCTTCGACGGATCGTATTCCTCCGGCGACGAAGAATTCTCTCGAAAAATCGAGGAATTATCTCTGAAATTCCAACTCGGCGACGAAATCGCCGGAGACTCGTCCGAGTCGACTCAGTTAACTCAGTCGGACTCGCCAATGAATATCGAAATGAAGGCGAATTGCGTTGATCTTCCGATTTCACTTCGAATGATAAAATTGAAGAAGAATCAAATGAAACAGAGTTTATTCGAAGCTAGTGAAACCGCGAGCTCTTCAGTGAAGAAAGCGTTTTCATCAATGGTGTTCATCATAAGAGAGCTACATACCGTTAGTCTTCAATTGCGAgagcaattatttctcgaagattTGCAAGGAATTTTAGTAAGAGTTCAAAATGAAATGCACGCGTCGTTTGTTTGGCTTTTTCAGCAAGTTTTCTCTCATACTCCTACACTAATGGTTTACGTTATGATTTTACTTGCGAATTTTACGGTTTATTCGATGTCGAGTTCGGCTGCGTTCGCAGCCGTGTCGCCTTCGTCGACGGTTGTAGCGTCGGAGGAGAGAGAGTTCACCTCAATTACGACGATTAAGTCATTCTCCGTGACGTCAGCGAGCAATGCCAAAACGACGTCGGTTGGAGGTAATAACGGCGGTGGGAATAAGTACAAGCCGGTGGCGAGCGGAATGGAAGGGGACGGTTGGATGAACGCAACGCCGGCGAATGTGAACCGTCCGTTTGTTTCGGACGGTTTATCACCGGCGGTGCGTGAGGAGGAGTCGGTTTCCGGTCAAGATGAGACCGCGGCGTGGAATTATTGCAACCCGATGACAACCCGTAACCCGACATAA